Proteins found in one Terriglobia bacterium genomic segment:
- a CDS encoding VWA domain-containing protein — MIRSILILVIGRNGMHSGFLWLVRRLAVLGFVLFICETSAFSFQQGAGAKEMEATLQSYWPRSQYTLRTYSNLVEVGVVARDSRGRAIGGLSKDDFEIQDAGKRQEITAFSVETFTSVSVQLQPSTAKPSGTAPGNAELMHLPLRYVALLFDDFSVPHNEQVQVKAAARRFIKEGLAKGDRVGLFTTSGKQIVPFTEDVAKLVAAVDKYNAFPRIPDGGICPKLTPYDAYVIANRIDYETFAVKGAELAGCSGSRGLKPAILPGKVGPWPFPGTSPLMMQAEGMWAQIRDTSARALKTIGNLVDYMAQLPGRRMVLLASSGFLVGTLEAEHQKVIDHALHADVVINALDAKGLYAEDPPEVTRGADERSIRHMVELGTKGKDLSNDIMAILSSSTGGLFFQNNNDLDLGFRKLGMIPEVSYLLGFSPQEAPNGKYHRLKVRTKSRNDYLIQARQGYWAVMKNQQAPPVQERRVDREVMGSEVLRELAGVISSEPSKTDAGDPALEVVLNVDARKFHFVEMDGVRTQRLVFIATLFDDSGNFVTGTELEIKFALKESTFNRMTETGLEMSVTLQAPPGTYRLRAVAQDAIDGKIVASTLPAEIR, encoded by the coding sequence AAATGGTATGCACTCCGGATTCCTGTGGTTGGTGCGTCGGCTGGCGGTCCTTGGGTTCGTGTTATTCATTTGCGAAACAAGTGCTTTCTCCTTTCAACAGGGGGCTGGCGCCAAGGAGATGGAGGCGACCCTCCAATCGTACTGGCCGCGCAGCCAATACACGCTGAGAACTTATTCCAATCTCGTCGAAGTGGGTGTCGTGGCGCGAGACAGTCGGGGACGCGCCATAGGCGGTCTCAGTAAAGATGATTTCGAGATTCAAGACGCAGGCAAAAGACAGGAGATCACGGCTTTTTCCGTGGAGACTTTCACGTCGGTTTCAGTGCAGCTGCAACCGTCGACCGCAAAGCCATCGGGTACCGCACCTGGGAATGCAGAATTGATGCACCTCCCATTACGATATGTGGCTCTGCTCTTCGACGATTTCAGCGTGCCTCATAACGAGCAGGTCCAGGTGAAAGCAGCGGCAAGGCGTTTCATCAAGGAGGGTTTGGCAAAGGGTGATCGCGTCGGGTTGTTTACCACATCCGGAAAGCAAATTGTGCCTTTTACTGAAGATGTGGCGAAACTCGTGGCGGCTGTTGACAAATACAACGCATTCCCACGCATTCCGGACGGCGGCATCTGCCCCAAACTGACACCTTATGACGCTTATGTAATCGCCAACAGGATTGATTATGAGACTTTTGCTGTAAAGGGAGCCGAGCTGGCGGGATGCTCCGGGAGCCGAGGGCTAAAACCTGCCATACTTCCGGGTAAAGTCGGACCGTGGCCTTTCCCGGGAACGAGCCCGTTGATGATGCAGGCCGAAGGTATGTGGGCCCAGATCCGCGACACCTCAGCGCGTGCATTGAAAACCATAGGCAACCTTGTGGACTACATGGCGCAGTTGCCCGGAAGGAGAATGGTTCTGCTGGCGTCCTCAGGCTTCCTGGTCGGAACGCTCGAAGCGGAGCACCAGAAAGTCATAGACCATGCCCTTCATGCCGACGTCGTCATTAACGCGCTCGACGCCAAAGGCCTCTACGCAGAGGATCCGCCGGAGGTAACTCGCGGCGCCGACGAGCGTTCGATCAGACACATGGTGGAGTTAGGGACCAAGGGGAAGGACCTCAGCAATGACATCATGGCAATTCTGTCCTCAAGCACCGGCGGCCTGTTCTTCCAGAACAATAACGATCTCGACCTCGGCTTTCGTAAGCTTGGCATGATCCCGGAGGTTTCCTATCTCCTCGGCTTCTCACCACAAGAAGCTCCCAATGGAAAATATCACCGTCTCAAAGTGCGCACGAAGTCTCGAAATGATTATCTGATCCAAGCGCGGCAGGGCTACTGGGCGGTCATGAAGAATCAGCAGGCGCCCCCTGTTCAGGAACGAAGGGTCGACCGCGAAGTCATGGGATCGGAGGTACTGAGGGAGCTGGCAGGCGTCATCAGCTCGGAACCTTCCAAGACGGACGCCGGAGATCCGGCGCTTGAGGTCGTACTCAACGTCGATGCCCGCAAGTTTCACTTCGTCGAAATGGACGGTGTGCGCACTCAGAGGCTGGTTTTCATCGCGACCCTATTTGACGACAGCGGCAATTTTGTGACCGGCACGGAGCTCGAAATCAAATTTGCCCTGAAAGAGTCCACTTTCAACCGCATGACTGAAACCGGCCTTGAAATGTCCGTTACCCTGCAGGCACCTCCCGGGACCTATCGACTGCGCGCCGTGGCTCAGGACGCCATCGACGGCAAAATCGTGGCTTCAACCCTGCCCGCCGAGATCCGCTAG
- a CDS encoding transposase — translation MERPLSSQERRRLAHLFSEKVDHYLDAGYGACHLKIPEVAQLVSTALSHFNNVRYILACWCIMPNHVHVLVKPLGDNPPSKILHSWKSFTALDANRLLEHTGAFWEAEYFDHLIQDENELEQQITYIMENPLKAGLADWKWVWVNSEFRL, via the coding sequence ATGGAGCGCCCGCTTTCGTCCCAGGAAAGAAGGCGTCTCGCACATCTTTTTTCGGAAAAGGTCGACCATTACCTCGATGCCGGATACGGTGCGTGTCATCTTAAAATCCCAGAGGTTGCGCAACTGGTAAGCACGGCCCTGAGTCATTTCAACAACGTCCGCTACATCCTCGCCTGCTGGTGCATCATGCCGAACCACGTACATGTCCTTGTAAAGCCGCTGGGTGATAATCCCCCTTCGAAGATCCTGCACAGTTGGAAATCGTTTACGGCTCTTGATGCAAATAGACTGCTTGAGCACACGGGTGCTTTCTGGGAGGCGGAGTATTTCGACCACCTGATTCAAGATGAGAATGAACTCGAGCAGCAGATCACGTACATCATGGAAAATCCACTGAAGGCGGGATTGGCAGACTGGAAATGGGTGTGGGTGAATTCGGAATTTCGCCTCTGA
- a CDS encoding tetratricopeptide repeat protein, with the protein MSSTRSAKRLKKEGPAAGSASLNEKTGAPTGSAPPPTLSSLRQVLWFPAALIAITVAVYAPVWHFDFIPIDDPSFVSENTHVTGGLTWSAVVWAFSTGHTGNWHPLTWLSHMLDVEVFGISAPGHHFVSLALHLANTLLLFWVLVYMTRAPGRSACVAALFAVHPLHVESVAWVAERKDVLSTLFFLLTLWAYAAYVRRPTAGRYLRMLICFALGLMAKPMLVTLPLLLLLLDVWPLRRVATESGTRNRPRCGLPRNWFSALARLVPEKIPLFALSAASSVLTFLVQQRAGAVSTLDQIPFALRAANALVSYLVYLGKMIWPVHLTVLYPFPQDIPALWIAGAVLTLICISVAVVRAAGQRPYLLVGWFWYLGTLFPVIGLIQVGIQSMADRYTYIPLVGIFILIAWGVPDLLAGRSVRRVLPVAAGVVVLLCAIAARAQVRFWANGIALWEHAVELTLGMDNYSAHMGLGQVLRQQGRLDEAVAHFTEAVRIKPASPEAHSNLWLALSDQGKFDEAVASLSEAVRLDPGRADNQAELGFALTRLGKNEEAIPHYLEALRLNPDSPEVHNSLGIALAGGGKTAEGIQHFSKAMRLKPDFAEAHFNLGLSLRSQGQAAEAFSQFSEAVRLRPDNAEAQNALGLALASQGTVGDAITHYRQALQLSPEYAEAHSNLALALASQGHNEEALSQFSETVRLRPNSAVARLNYGKALAEAGRHGEAILQFKEVLRIDPKNQTARSALEYLARHPRE; encoded by the coding sequence ATGAGCAGTACACGATCGGCAAAGCGGCTGAAGAAGGAAGGTCCCGCGGCAGGGTCTGCCTCACTCAACGAAAAGACAGGCGCTCCGACGGGTTCAGCACCCCCTCCAACGCTTTCATCACTCAGGCAGGTCCTGTGGTTCCCAGCAGCCCTGATTGCGATCACGGTTGCCGTCTACGCGCCGGTCTGGCATTTCGACTTCATACCCATCGACGATCCCTCGTTTGTGAGCGAGAACACCCACGTGACCGGCGGCCTGACGTGGAGCGCAGTCGTCTGGGCTTTCAGCACCGGGCATACGGGCAACTGGCACCCTCTGACGTGGCTGTCGCACATGCTCGATGTGGAGGTATTCGGGATCAGCGCCCCGGGGCACCATTTCGTAAGCCTCGCTCTCCACTTGGCCAACACACTCCTGCTGTTCTGGGTCCTCGTCTACATGACGCGCGCCCCGGGCCGGAGCGCCTGCGTGGCCGCGCTCTTCGCCGTCCATCCGCTTCACGTGGAGTCGGTGGCCTGGGTGGCGGAACGAAAGGACGTCCTCAGCACGCTCTTCTTCCTGCTCACCCTTTGGGCGTACGCCGCATACGTGCGCCGGCCGACTGCCGGCCGCTACCTGCGCATGCTCATCTGCTTCGCACTTGGGCTGATGGCCAAGCCGATGCTCGTCACACTTCCTCTTCTGCTCCTGCTGCTCGACGTCTGGCCGCTGCGGCGTGTGGCGACCGAATCCGGTACTCGGAACCGGCCGCGCTGCGGATTGCCACGGAATTGGTTCTCCGCTCTCGCCCGGCTTGTGCCCGAGAAAATTCCGCTGTTTGCGCTCAGCGCCGCATCGTCTGTTCTTACTTTTCTCGTTCAGCAGCGGGCGGGCGCCGTCAGCACGCTTGATCAGATTCCGTTCGCCCTGCGCGCCGCAAACGCGCTGGTGTCCTATCTCGTTTACCTCGGTAAAATGATCTGGCCCGTGCACCTCACCGTGCTGTATCCCTTTCCACAGGACATTCCCGCGCTTTGGATCGCGGGCGCGGTTCTGACGCTGATCTGCATTTCGGTTGCGGTCGTCCGGGCGGCGGGGCAGCGACCGTATCTCCTCGTCGGATGGTTCTGGTACCTGGGGACTCTGTTCCCAGTCATCGGCTTGATCCAGGTCGGGATCCAATCGATGGCGGACCGCTACACCTACATTCCGCTCGTGGGGATTTTCATCTTGATTGCATGGGGCGTGCCCGACTTGCTTGCCGGTCGGAGCGTACGGCGCGTGCTGCCGGTTGCCGCCGGCGTCGTAGTGCTCCTGTGTGCGATTGCGGCTCGCGCCCAGGTTCGCTTCTGGGCGAACGGCATCGCGCTGTGGGAACACGCCGTGGAACTGACCCTCGGCATGGACAATTACAGCGCGCACATGGGCCTCGGGCAAGTTCTGCGCCAACAGGGGAGACTGGACGAAGCGGTCGCCCACTTTACCGAAGCCGTCCGGATCAAACCGGCCTCTCCGGAAGCGCACAGCAATCTATGGCTGGCGCTCTCGGACCAAGGCAAGTTCGACGAGGCCGTCGCGTCGCTCTCAGAGGCGGTGCGTCTCGATCCCGGAAGGGCTGATAACCAGGCGGAACTCGGATTCGCCCTTACGAGGCTGGGAAAAAATGAAGAGGCGATCCCTCATTACCTGGAGGCGCTGCGCCTCAACCCTGATTCCCCGGAGGTTCATAACTCTCTCGGCATCGCGCTCGCCGGCGGAGGGAAGACCGCCGAAGGCATACAACACTTCAGCAAAGCCATGCGCCTAAAACCTGACTTTGCGGAGGCCCATTTCAACCTGGGCCTCTCCCTGCGAAGCCAGGGGCAGGCCGCGGAAGCCTTCTCGCAGTTTTCCGAGGCCGTCCGCCTCAGGCCGGACAACGCGGAAGCCCAAAATGCCCTCGGGTTGGCGCTCGCCTCCCAGGGGACGGTCGGGGATGCAATCACACACTACCGGCAGGCGTTGCAGCTGAGCCCGGAATACGCCGAGGCCCACAGCAACCTGGCGCTGGCGCTGGCCAGCCAGGGGCACAACGAGGAGGCGCTCTCGCAGTTTTCAGAAACCGTGCGGCTCCGCCCGAACTCTGCGGTCGCCCGTCTCAATTACGGCAAGGCTCTGGCGGAAGCGGGCCGGCACGGCGAGGCAATCCTGCAGTTCAAGGAAGTACTGCGCATCGATCCGAAAAACCAGACAGCGCGATCGGCGCTGGAGTACCTGGCGCGGCATCCCCGCGAATAG
- a CDS encoding CPBP family intramembrane metalloprotease, whose amino-acid sequence MDVPGFHLVWGIAGILGTTHGNAAVFWSANLLIALGFGATHLVQARALHGLTASYVAFIFLLNGVASLAFGWVYYRQGLVAAMAAHTFTDLVLQMVVAPMSQRMSRRP is encoded by the coding sequence GTGGACGTCCCTGGTTTTCATCTGGTGTGGGGGATCGCCGGCATTTTGGGAACCACACATGGGAATGCGGCGGTGTTTTGGAGCGCAAACCTGTTGATCGCCTTGGGATTTGGTGCCACCCATTTGGTTCAGGCGCGCGCCCTGCACGGACTGACGGCCAGCTATGTTGCATTCATTTTTCTTTTGAACGGCGTCGCGAGCCTGGCGTTTGGCTGGGTATATTACCGCCAGGGGCTTGTTGCGGCCATGGCGGCGCACACATTTACTGATTTAGTGCTCCAGATGGTTGTGGCTCCGATGTCTCAGCGCATGAGCCGCCGGCCGTAG
- a CDS encoding amidohydrolase family protein, giving the protein MMEWSRRSVLKAVPGLALDAAGMARSENQQPVRWSAGTELPKTKVSARATDCHFHIYDARFPADAKAVLHPPDATVADYRLLQKRLGTTRCVIIQPSTYGLDNRLLLEALGQFGAAAARGIAVVHPEIQDAELKRMHAAGVRGIRFNLVQAGATTLEMVDPLSKRVASLGWHIQVHASADQIEAAKDVWNRASCLVVFDHLGHLPEPQGIRHPAFRVICALLQKGRAWLKLSGFYMDTQVGPPSYADSVEVARAYVKEAPERLVWGSDWPHPTVAENDKKPNDAILLDLLAVCVPETATRNRILVDNAAKLYGF; this is encoded by the coding sequence ATGATGGAATGGTCACGCAGGTCGGTTTTGAAAGCCGTCCCCGGTTTGGCACTTGACGCAGCCGGCATGGCCCGTAGTGAAAACCAACAGCCCGTTCGCTGGTCGGCGGGAACCGAGCTTCCCAAAACCAAAGTGTCCGCGCGAGCCACGGACTGCCATTTTCACATCTATGATGCCCGGTTCCCGGCGGATGCCAAAGCGGTGTTGCACCCGCCCGACGCGACCGTCGCCGACTACCGTCTTCTCCAGAAGCGTCTTGGAACGACACGATGCGTCATCATCCAGCCGTCTACCTATGGCCTGGATAACCGCCTGCTGCTCGAAGCGCTTGGTCAATTCGGCGCAGCAGCAGCGCGCGGCATCGCGGTCGTCCATCCCGAAATCCAGGACGCCGAGTTGAAGCGAATGCATGCGGCAGGTGTTCGCGGCATCCGTTTCAACCTCGTCCAGGCAGGCGCCACGACACTCGAGATGGTGGATCCTCTGTCGAAGCGCGTGGCCTCGCTTGGCTGGCATATCCAGGTCCATGCCTCTGCGGATCAGATTGAGGCCGCCAAAGATGTGTGGAACCGTGCGTCGTGCCTGGTGGTATTCGATCACCTCGGCCATCTGCCTGAGCCACAGGGCATCCGTCATCCGGCGTTCCGTGTGATTTGCGCCCTCCTGCAAAAAGGGAGAGCGTGGCTGAAGCTATCGGGATTTTATATGGACACCCAGGTCGGACCTCCCTCGTATGCTGATAGCGTCGAGGTAGCCAGGGCGTATGTCAAGGAAGCGCCGGAGCGACTGGTGTGGGGGAGCGATTGGCCCCATCCCACGGTTGCGGAAAACGATAAGAAACCGAACGATGCCATACTGCTCGATCTGCTCGCGGTGTGCGTGCCCGAGACAGCGACGCGCAACCGGATCCTCGTCGACAACGCGGCCAAGCTCTACGGATTTTAA